From Candidatus Gastranaerophilales bacterium, one genomic window encodes:
- a CDS encoding ATP-binding protein — MSKTNKILILDDEPLVTSSLSALLSLEGFYDVVYFNNPQLALNHLKLERADVIISDFIMPEMNGIDFLTEAKKMYPDTSMILLTGYADKENAIKAINDVGLYKYIEKPWDNDDLIMNIKNAIERTNLVAALKDKVVELEIANKKLETYSTSLEQMVAQKTSELISANNKLNAIITNCADGIAIFGADGAIIDVNLSCENLFGLSSALLQGKHVDELFSSKEYVDYSRIIEDKNEVFLRDLEILNSINGAKVPVEVSIAHVPVGDSSEFNCYVAVVRDISSQKEMERLREDFIATLTHDLRTPLLAAIQTLQFFLDGSLGVLADKQKMLLDTMRKSNQDMLGLVNALLEVYKYEAGKLQLVKTHFVLNDLVKQCVKEVSVYAKSRGSEIKVVLDSTSDIEVLADRNEIRRVIMNLLGNAINYTLENGLIVVTTKLDKNDVIISVKDNGIGISKFDIPKLFNRFSQGTAKKRSVSTGLGLYLSKQIVEAHGGKIWVESDKDKGSEFSFLLVESVLVKDKV, encoded by the coding sequence ATGTCTAAAACAAATAAAATTTTAATATTAGATGATGAACCTTTGGTAACGTCTTCTCTTTCAGCTCTTTTGAGCCTTGAGGGGTTTTATGATGTTGTGTATTTTAATAACCCCCAATTAGCTTTGAACCATTTGAAACTGGAAAGGGCTGATGTTATTATTTCTGATTTCATTATGCCTGAAATGAATGGTATTGATTTCTTAACCGAGGCAAAAAAAATGTATCCTGATACCAGCATGATTCTTTTAACCGGTTATGCTGATAAGGAAAATGCAATAAAAGCAATAAATGATGTTGGGCTTTATAAATACATTGAAAAACCTTGGGATAATGATGATTTAATCATGAATATAAAGAATGCTATTGAACGTACAAATTTGGTAGCTGCTTTAAAAGACAAGGTTGTTGAGCTTGAAATTGCCAATAAAAAACTAGAAACGTATTCAACTTCTTTAGAGCAAATGGTGGCTCAAAAGACATCTGAACTCATTTCTGCTAACAACAAATTGAATGCTATAATCACAAATTGTGCTGATGGAATTGCCATTTTTGGTGCTGATGGTGCGATAATTGATGTCAATCTTTCCTGTGAAAATCTTTTTGGATTGTCATCTGCTTTATTGCAGGGTAAGCACGTCGATGAACTCTTTTCTTCGAAGGAATATGTTGATTATTCCAGAATAATTGAAGACAAGAATGAAGTCTTTTTAAGAGATTTAGAAATTTTAAATTCTATCAATGGAGCAAAAGTTCCTGTTGAAGTTAGTATTGCCCATGTTCCTGTTGGAGATTCTTCTGAGTTTAATTGTTATGTTGCTGTTGTTCGTGATATTTCATCTCAAAAAGAGATGGAACGCCTCAGAGAGGACTTTATCGCAACTTTGACGCATGATTTGAGGACACCTCTTTTGGCAGCAATTCAGACTTTGCAATTTTTCTTGGATGGTTCATTAGGTGTGCTTGCTGATAAACAAAAAATGTTGCTCGATACAATGAGAAAGAGTAACCAAGATATGTTGGGCTTAGTCAATGCGTTGTTAGAGGTTTACAAATATGAGGCTGGCAAGTTGCAACTCGTAAAGACTCATTTTGTTTTGAATGATTTAGTAAAACAATGTGTGAAAGAAGTTTCTGTTTATGCTAAATCAAGAGGGTCTGAAATCAAGGTTGTTCTTGATTCAACTTCTGATATTGAAGTATTGGCTGATAGAAATGAAATTAGACGAGTTATTATGAATTTATTAGGCAATGCAATTAATTATACTCTTGAAAACGGGTTAATAGTTGTAACTACTAAGCTTGATAAAAATGATGTTATAATATCAGTAAAAGACAATGGGATTGGAATTTCTAAGTTTGATATACCTAAGCTTTTTAATCGCTTTTCTCAAGGTACTGCAAAAAAACGCTCTGTAAGTACCGGGTTAGGGTTATATTTATCAAAGCAAATTGTAGAAGCCCATGGCGGGAAAATATGGGTTGAAAGTGATAAAGACAAAGGTAGTGAATTTTCTTTCTTGCTCGTTGAGTCTGTTTTAGTTAAGGATAAAGTTTAA
- the tuf gene encoding elongation factor Tu has translation MAREKYERTKPHLNVGTVGHVDHGKTTLTAAITGTLAAAGQAQAKKFDEIDAAPEEKARGITISTAHVEYETQARHYAHVDCPGHADYVKNMITGAAQMDGAILVVAATDGAMPQTREHILLARQVGVPNLVVFLNKCDMVDDPELLELVEMEVRELLTSYEFDGDNIPFIHGSALKALEAVQANPSVKRGDNEWTDKIWELMDAIDSYFPTPERDLDKPFLMPIEDIFSITGRGTVATGRVERGIVKVGDEVELVGLGDTKKTTVTGVEMFRKQLDQGQAGDNIGALLRGVDKTDIERGQVLAKPGSIHPHTKFTANVYVLTKEEGGRHTPFFPGYRPQFYIRTTDVTGSIKFEGEMVMPGDNVVMNVELIAPVAIEQGMRFAIREGGRTVGAGVVDKITE, from the coding sequence ATGGCACGTGAAAAGTATGAACGTACGAAACCGCATTTGAACGTGGGTACCGTAGGCCACGTTGACCACGGTAAAACTACATTAACAGCTGCTATTACTGGTACATTGGCTGCAGCTGGCCAAGCTCAAGCAAAAAAATTCGATGAAATCGATGCTGCTCCGGAAGAAAAAGCTAGAGGTATAACCATTTCAACTGCGCACGTTGAATATGAAACACAAGCAAGACACTATGCGCACGTTGACTGCCCAGGCCACGCCGACTATGTTAAAAATATGATTACCGGTGCTGCTCAAATGGACGGTGCAATCCTTGTTGTTGCCGCTACAGATGGTGCAATGCCTCAAACTCGTGAACATATCCTTCTTGCTCGTCAAGTTGGTGTTCCTAACTTGGTTGTATTCTTGAACAAATGCGATATGGTTGATGATCCGGAACTTCTTGAATTGGTTGAAATGGAAGTTAGAGAATTGCTTACTTCTTATGAATTTGATGGCGATAACATTCCTTTCATTCACGGTTCTGCTTTAAAAGCTCTTGAAGCTGTTCAAGCTAACCCTTCAGTCAAACGTGGTGACAACGAATGGACAGACAAGATTTGGGAATTGATGGATGCTATCGATTCTTACTTCCCAACTCCTGAACGTGATTTGGATAAACCATTCTTGATGCCTATTGAAGATATCTTCTCAATCACTGGTCGTGGTACTGTTGCTACTGGCCGTGTTGAACGTGGTATCGTTAAAGTTGGTGACGAAGTTGAATTAGTCGGTCTTGGCGACACTAAGAAAACTACTGTTACTGGTGTTGAAATGTTCAGAAAACAACTTGATCAAGGTCAAGCTGGTGACAACATCGGAGCTTTGCTTCGTGGTGTTGATAAAACTGATATTGAACGTGGTCAAGTTTTGGCTAAACCTGGTTCAATCCACCCACACACTAAATTTACAGCTAACGTTTATGTTTTGACAAAAGAAGAAGGCGGACGTCACACTCCATTCTTCCCTGGTTACAGACCTCAATTCTATATCAGAACAACTGACGTTACTGGCTCTATCAAATTTGAAGGCGAAATGGTAATGCCTGGTGATAACGTTGTTATGAACGTTGAACTTATTGCTCCTGTCGCTATCGAACAAGGTATGAGATTCGCTATCAGAGAAGGCGGACGTACTGTTGGAGCTGGTGTTGTAGACAAAATTACTGAATAG
- the trxA gene encoding thioredoxin encodes MSNAIDVTDNNFDEMVLKAPELTVVDFWAPWCGPCRKLGPVLDEIATEYEGKIKVVKVNTDENMKTAKEFSISGLPSILVFKNGEAVERLVGLMPKSSLVSNIEKHI; translated from the coding sequence ATGTCAAACGCAATTGATGTAACTGACAACAACTTTGATGAAATGGTTTTAAAAGCTCCTGAGCTTACCGTCGTAGATTTTTGGGCACCTTGGTGCGGACCTTGCAGAAAATTAGGACCCGTCCTTGATGAAATAGCTACTGAATACGAAGGAAAAATCAAGGTTGTTAAAGTAAATACAGATGAAAATATGAAAACAGCTAAAGAATTTTCAATTAGCGGTTTGCCGAGTATTCTTGTTTTTAAAAACGGAGAAGCCGTAGAAAGATTGGTTGGACTAATGCCTAAATCTTCTTTGGTTTCTAATATTGAAAAGCACATTTAA
- a CDS encoding metallophosphoesterase family protein, translated as MKIAVISDIHGNMEALTSVLDKIKALKCDKIFCLGDLAMAGPEPNKAVSFIKELSCKMGENFQIIQGNTDKMLCQYSPEIYEKLSAANQIMANAYVADSQELSAENKEYLNSLNVNNEITLNGIKILLVHGSPRRNDENIFPDLKIAQVEEIVKDANADLIFCGHTHMPCGYQTNTNVTVVNVGSVGRPFSEVPQSCFAVLDIDEINSTYTILHDFVDYDFKLAGEKLINRGFEGVEKLAQMLAHATSRYPE; from the coding sequence ATGAAAATAGCTGTAATTTCTGATATTCATGGAAATATGGAGGCGTTAACGTCTGTTCTTGACAAGATAAAGGCTCTAAAATGTGACAAAATATTTTGCTTAGGTGATTTAGCAATGGCAGGTCCGGAGCCAAACAAAGCCGTTTCTTTTATAAAAGAATTGTCTTGCAAAATGGGAGAGAACTTTCAAATAATACAGGGCAATACAGACAAGATGCTCTGTCAATATTCGCCTGAAATCTATGAGAAATTATCTGCAGCAAATCAAATTATGGCAAACGCTTATGTCGCTGATTCTCAAGAATTGTCTGCTGAAAACAAAGAATATTTGAACTCGCTTAATGTGAACAATGAAATCACATTAAACGGTATAAAAATCTTATTGGTTCACGGTTCTCCTCGCCGAAATGATGAGAATATTTTTCCTGATTTAAAAATAGCTCAAGTGGAAGAAATCGTTAAAGATGCAAATGCTGATTTGATTTTTTGCGGGCACACCCACATGCCTTGCGGGTATCAAACTAATACCAATGTAACTGTTGTAAATGTAGGTAGCGTCGGACGTCCATTCAGTGAAGTGCCTCAGTCATGCTTTGCTGTTCTTGATATTGATGAGATAAATTCTACTTACACGATTTTGCATGATTTTGTTGATTATGATTTCAAATTAGCAGGTGAAAAATTGATTAATCGAGGTTTCGAAGGTGTTGAAAAACTCGCTCAAATGCTTGCTCATGCGACTTCAAGATATCCAGAGTAA
- the ispG gene encoding flavodoxin-dependent (E)-4-hydroxy-3-methylbut-2-enyl-diphosphate synthase, which yields MIERRKSLQIKIGNVKIGNNAPISVQSMCNTDTRDIDATVKQIKELEQAGCELIRVAVLNKDAAAAIKDIKSQISIPLITDIHFDYRLALQCIENGIDSLRLNPGNIGKTDKVKMVVNMAKERNIPIRIGINGGSLEKDIAEMNLPLHEKMVMSAMRHIKILEDNDYKNLKVSLKSSDVLTTIKAYRLIAEKTQYPLHLGVTEAGTLKGGLIKSSVGLGTLLAEGIGDTIRVSLTENPIEEVKAGFAILKALGLRKKGVNFVSCPTCGRTQIDLIGLAKSVEKRFENFDKPITIAVMGCPVNGPGEAKHADFGIAGAIGEGYIFKKGEIIKRLPESELLDEFEKIVKSETL from the coding sequence ATGATTGAAAGAAGAAAATCTTTACAGATAAAAATAGGAAATGTAAAAATAGGAAATAATGCACCGATAAGTGTCCAATCAATGTGCAACACCGATACTAGAGATATCGATGCAACAGTAAAACAAATAAAAGAACTCGAACAAGCAGGCTGCGAGCTCATCAGAGTAGCTGTTTTAAACAAAGACGCAGCTGCTGCTATTAAAGATATAAAGTCGCAAATTTCAATTCCATTAATTACAGATATACATTTTGACTATAGGTTAGCACTCCAATGTATCGAAAACGGAATAGATTCATTGAGATTAAACCCCGGAAATATCGGTAAAACAGACAAAGTAAAAATGGTAGTCAATATGGCTAAAGAGAGAAATATCCCAATTAGAATAGGTATAAACGGGGGCTCACTTGAAAAAGATATAGCAGAGATGAATCTTCCACTACATGAAAAAATGGTCATGAGTGCTATGCGTCACATAAAAATATTAGAAGATAATGACTATAAAAATTTAAAAGTATCACTAAAATCAAGCGATGTACTTACAACAATAAAAGCTTACAGATTGATTGCAGAAAAGACTCAATACCCTCTTCATCTTGGTGTTACTGAAGCAGGAACCCTAAAAGGCGGACTAATCAAATCATCGGTAGGACTAGGAACACTCTTGGCAGAAGGAATCGGCGATACAATAAGAGTTTCTTTAACTGAAAATCCAATTGAAGAAGTAAAAGCAGGATTTGCAATATTAAAAGCTTTAGGACTGAGAAAAAAAGGCGTAAATTTTGTGTCTTGCCCAACTTGCGGAAGAACTCAAATCGACCTTATAGGACTAGCTAAATCCGTAGAAAAAAGATTTGAGAACTTTGATAAACCGATAACAATCGCCGTCATGGGTTGCCCTGTAAACGGACCCGGGGAAGCTAAACACGCTGACTTTGGCATAGCCGGTGCTATAGGTGAAGGTTATATTTTCAAAAAAGGAGAAATCATCAAACGACTACCGGAATCAGAATTATTGGACGAATTCGAAAAAATAGTTAAATCCGAAACGCTTTGA
- a CDS encoding NADH-quinone oxidoreductase subunit N, translating to MDLLLDIKTCFLQELALLVFIVLNIFLSLFFSKRFYKLSKWIALIAIVISIGASIFIPLSPVYYAFSNTFVSNIYTVFFKNLILITVFFVILLSRNMIKQKRNRAFEYFTLLLSATLGALCLVSANDFLTTFVSLETLGISCYMLAAFAKNYKAKEAGLKYLIMGSVATAVFLLGVSYLYGSCFTLNFSMINDFYLQHNPSLMFMVACVFIVMGLMFKIGAVPFATWVPDIYEGVTYPVGAFLSLVPKIAGFAILGRVFVFIFSFSPILKVIVAVTAVLSILYGVLGAIRQTNIKRLYGYSSVAHCGYILLGMSVLSVYSLSTVLFYLFCYLFMNIGIWTASTMFYTSSGSDKIEDYKGLLYKRPYYAIAFTTCLLALAGLPPTSGFLAKLYLFSAVTRAGVAFWPALIIALLSTVVSLFFYFKVVRELFEKTNTTPDIDTSLISPKLILYACSLATVLLCIFAEKIIELAQLSAYYI from the coding sequence ATGGATTTACTTTTAGATATAAAAACCTGTTTTTTGCAAGAATTGGCACTTTTGGTATTCATAGTGTTAAATATATTTTTATCGTTATTTTTCAGTAAACGGTTTTATAAACTTTCAAAATGGATTGCCTTGATAGCTATTGTAATTTCAATAGGAGCTTCAATTTTTATACCGTTGTCGCCTGTTTATTATGCATTTTCCAACACTTTTGTTTCTAATATCTATACGGTATTTTTCAAAAATCTGATATTGATAACTGTCTTTTTTGTAATTTTGCTGTCTCGGAATATGATAAAGCAAAAAAGAAATCGGGCATTTGAATATTTTACACTTCTTTTGAGTGCTACGCTGGGTGCGTTGTGTTTGGTTTCCGCGAATGACTTTTTGACAACTTTTGTTTCATTGGAAACGCTTGGGATTTCTTGTTATATGCTTGCTGCGTTTGCTAAAAATTACAAAGCAAAAGAGGCTGGGTTGAAATATTTGATAATGGGCTCAGTTGCAACTGCCGTGTTCTTGTTGGGCGTTTCTTATTTGTATGGTTCTTGCTTCACGTTGAATTTTTCAATGATAAATGATTTTTATTTGCAACATAATCCTTCTTTGATGTTTATGGTTGCTTGCGTATTTATAGTTATGGGATTGATGTTTAAGATAGGTGCAGTTCCTTTTGCTACTTGGGTCCCTGATATATATGAAGGAGTGACTTATCCTGTCGGAGCATTTTTGTCTTTAGTTCCTAAAATAGCCGGATTTGCTATTTTAGGCAGAGTGTTCGTTTTTATCTTTTCATTTTCGCCGATATTAAAAGTTATAGTTGCAGTTACTGCGGTGCTATCAATTTTGTATGGTGTTCTGGGTGCAATCAGGCAAACAAATATCAAAAGGTTGTATGGCTACAGCTCTGTTGCACATTGTGGGTACATACTTTTAGGAATGAGCGTTCTATCTGTTTATTCGCTTTCCACAGTTTTGTTTTATCTTTTCTGCTATTTGTTTATGAATATCGGAATTTGGACTGCTTCAACTATGTTTTATACAAGTTCAGGAAGTGATAAAATTGAAGATTACAAAGGACTTTTGTATAAAAGACCATATTATGCAATTGCTTTTACCACATGCTTGTTGGCGTTAGCAGGTTTGCCTCCAACGTCAGGTTTTTTAGCGAAATTATATTTGTTTTCAGCAGTTACAAGAGCGGGCGTCGCTTTTTGGCCTGCATTGATAATCGCCTTGCTGTCTACAGTTGTATCTTTATTCTTTTATTTCAAAGTCGTGCGAGAACTGTTTGAAAAAACTAATACTACTCCAGATATAGATACAAGTTTAATTTCACCAAAACTTATTTTATACGCTTGTTCATTGGCAACTGTTTTACTTTGTATATTTGCTGAGAAAATTATAGAGCTTGCACAGTTGAGTGCTTATTACATCTAG
- a CDS encoding NADH-quinone oxidoreductase subunit M, producing MENYLSLIWLVFAPLIAFGLILTPFFGNNEVFIRRFSKGFASLHFLYTLLFLAFYDTSSCSFVYESELKMFDSSWLKSLGISASFGVDGLSLLLVVLTSFIFLLAFIASKSAIRTKHKFYYSMMFLLQTAVLGVFCAKDMFLFFLFWELELVPMYFLISEWGTGNAQKSALKFILYTFCGSVFMLLGMLALYFYSFATNGVLTANIDMLSISESVYPIAFQMLVFVAFFIGFAVKIPIIPFHTWLPDAHTDAPTPVSMILAAILLKMGCYGLLRFNMGIFPDVFKIFAPILLVLAVISILWAAFTAIAQVDLKRIIAYSSISHMGIVILGLGTLTRIGLDGAIFLMFAHSLISAGLFMIVGVVYNRCKTRDIDSLGGLGSVMPWFMRLALPIGFAAAGLPLLAGFPGELLSFIGAFTSDFMESSLSMVCGVLAMFALILSSVYVLKILHNIFFNKLPVQYENVRDIRGHQLVVLFVLAFAVIIFGLFPNTVLDIFSSYSSVLIDMLKV from the coding sequence ATGGAAAATTATTTATCATTAATATGGCTTGTATTTGCACCTCTCATAGCGTTTGGTTTAATCTTGACTCCATTCTTCGGTAACAACGAGGTTTTTATTCGCCGTTTTTCCAAAGGATTTGCGAGTCTGCATTTTTTATATACCTTATTATTTTTGGCTTTTTACGACACCTCAAGTTGCTCTTTTGTATATGAATCTGAGCTCAAGATGTTTGACTCAAGCTGGCTTAAATCGTTAGGAATATCTGCAAGCTTCGGCGTTGACGGGCTATCATTATTGCTTGTTGTGTTGACGTCATTTATATTCTTGTTGGCTTTTATTGCCAGCAAATCCGCGATTAGAACAAAACACAAATTCTATTATTCAATGATGTTTTTATTGCAAACAGCTGTTTTAGGCGTATTTTGTGCCAAAGACATGTTTCTATTCTTTTTGTTTTGGGAGCTTGAATTGGTACCGATGTATTTCTTGATTTCCGAATGGGGAACGGGAAATGCTCAAAAATCTGCTTTAAAATTTATTTTATACACATTCTGCGGTAGCGTTTTTATGTTGCTCGGAATGTTGGCTCTATATTTCTATAGTTTTGCGACAAATGGTGTTTTAACTGCAAATATAGATATGTTGAGTATCTCAGAGTCAGTTTATCCTATAGCATTTCAAATGCTTGTTTTCGTTGCGTTTTTTATTGGTTTTGCTGTAAAAATACCTATAATTCCATTTCATACGTGGCTTCCAGATGCTCATACAGATGCCCCTACTCCCGTAAGTATGATTTTGGCTGCAATTTTACTAAAAATGGGTTGCTACGGGCTTTTAAGATTTAATATGGGGATTTTCCCCGATGTATTCAAGATATTTGCTCCAATACTGCTTGTATTAGCTGTTATAAGTATTTTATGGGCTGCTTTTACTGCGATTGCTCAAGTAGATTTGAAAAGAATCATTGCTTATTCAAGTATTTCTCATATGGGAATTGTAATATTGGGACTCGGCACTTTAACAAGAATTGGTTTGGACGGTGCTATATTCTTGATGTTTGCTCATTCTTTGATTAGTGCAGGTCTGTTTATGATTGTGGGAGTCGTCTATAACAGATGTAAAACTCGTGATATAGATTCTTTGGGCGGTTTAGGTTCTGTAATGCCTTGGTTTATGCGGCTTGCTTTGCCGATTGGATTTGCTGCGGCAGGTCTTCCTTTGCTTGCAGGATTCCCTGGAGAGCTTTTAAGTTTTATCGGGGCCTTTACTTCAGATTTCATGGAGTCATCTTTGTCTATGGTATGTGGCGTTTTAGCTATGTTTGCGTTGATTTTAAGCAGTGTATATGTGCTGAAAATTTTGCATAATATTTTCTTTAATAAATTACCGGTTCAGTACGAAAATGTTAGAGATATAAGAGGGCATCAGCTTGTTGTGCTTTTCGTTTTGGCTTTTGCCGTGATTATTTTCGGGCTTTTCCCGAATACTGTTTTAGATATATTCAGTTCTTATAGTTCTGTTTTAATTGACATGTTGAAGGTGTAA
- a CDS encoding NADH-quinone oxidoreductase subunit L: protein MNFVFDNLLLIMFLPVWVALILLLNTTTGFTESKKMTAGLTIASTSVGLCFALLGMYFALTGDTPSLEDNVLWFSSGSLNLYFGFLFDKISALFLLVLMSVSFAVQIFSYGYMKDDENFSRYFIYLNLFNFSMSGLILSSNLVQTYIFWELVGFCSYLLIGFWLSKKSASKAAQKAFIVNRIGDTALLVGVVSLIYFSLNYLNITGTEFLAFSNMQNFAEQLLPLTGDVAFYCICALILCGAIAKSAQFPLHVWLADAMEAPTPVSGLIHAATMVAAGIFLILRMYPLFILSAPLMNTILYVGLFTAFITAFFALCQNDIKKMLAHSTSSQLGLMFVALGILAPSAALFHFSMHAFYKALLFLAAGIVIKYLKDTQDMRKMGGLRKEMPLCAISYLIGSVCLSGLMFSGFFSKEAMAYAVSTEASMGVYATFVVISLMTAFYIFKSYFLIFEGEVRNTIQPIKTPVSMKTGLVLLAVPSLLLGFFVHKGFLDFINPLGMKNCSSIPFSITLASSLVALLGLGIAFLVVKKELYNDFLPRWLYKLSSKTFYINEIYSFFIKKVFNNFCKLINFLDKYIIDGAVRLVALLTRGFGWLVSKLQNGNVQSYLAYSVFFIGVLFMTVLVFYFILLRG from the coding sequence ATGAATTTTGTTTTTGATAATTTATTGTTAATAATGTTTTTGCCCGTCTGGGTTGCATTGATTTTGTTGCTTAATACAACAACCGGCTTCACTGAGTCAAAAAAAATGACTGCGGGGTTGACTATTGCGTCAACTTCTGTCGGTTTGTGTTTTGCTCTTTTGGGAATGTATTTTGCTCTAACGGGAGATACTCCATCACTTGAGGATAACGTTTTATGGTTTTCATCAGGCTCTTTAAATCTTTATTTCGGTTTTCTGTTTGATAAAATCTCAGCACTGTTTTTACTTGTTTTGATGAGTGTTAGTTTTGCTGTTCAAATTTTTTCTTACGGATATATGAAAGATGATGAAAATTTTTCACGATATTTTATTTATTTAAATTTATTTAACTTCTCAATGTCAGGGCTTATTTTGAGCTCTAATTTAGTACAAACGTACATATTTTGGGAGCTAGTCGGTTTTTGTAGTTATCTGTTGATTGGTTTTTGGTTAAGTAAAAAATCAGCTTCAAAAGCTGCTCAAAAAGCTTTTATTGTTAACAGAATAGGCGATACCGCTCTTTTGGTCGGGGTAGTGTCTTTAATCTATTTTAGTCTTAATTATCTAAATATCACAGGGACTGAGTTTTTAGCTTTTTCTAATATGCAAAATTTCGCCGAACAATTATTGCCATTGACGGGTGATGTCGCATTCTATTGCATTTGTGCATTGATTTTGTGCGGTGCAATAGCTAAATCTGCTCAATTCCCTTTGCATGTTTGGCTTGCAGACGCAATGGAGGCTCCAACTCCTGTTAGCGGACTTATCCACGCAGCTACGATGGTTGCAGCCGGTATATTCTTAATTCTCAGAATGTATCCTTTGTTCATTCTTTCTGCTCCGTTGATGAATACAATTTTGTACGTTGGTTTGTTTACAGCGTTTATCACTGCATTTTTCGCACTTTGTCAAAATGATATTAAAAAAATGCTCGCACACTCCACATCTTCTCAGTTGGGGTTAATGTTTGTTGCTTTGGGGATTTTGGCTCCATCGGCTGCTTTGTTCCATTTTTCTATGCATGCATTCTATAAAGCTTTGCTGTTTTTAGCTGCAGGTATTGTTATTAAGTATCTGAAAGATACCCAAGATATGAGAAAAATGGGGGGATTGAGGAAAGAAATGCCTTTATGTGCAATTTCTTATTTAATTGGCTCTGTTTGCTTATCCGGGTTAATGTTCAGCGGTTTCTTTTCTAAAGAAGCAATGGCTTACGCTGTATCCACAGAGGCTTCTATGGGAGTGTATGCAACTTTTGTTGTTATTAGTTTGATGACTGCTTTTTATATCTTTAAATCATATTTTTTGATTTTTGAAGGGGAAGTAAGAAATACAATTCAACCTATCAAAACGCCTGTTTCTATGAAAACGGGTTTGGTCCTTTTAGCTGTTCCGTCATTGTTATTAGGCTTTTTCGTCCATAAAGGATTTTTGGATTTTATAAATCCTTTGGGAATGAAAAATTGTTCTTCTATACCATTTAGTATTACGTTGGCTTCTAGTTTGGTAGCTCTTTTGGGGTTAGGCATTGCGTTTTTGGTTGTGAAAAAAGAACTATATAATGACTTTTTGCCAAGATGGCTTTATAAATTGTCTTCTAAAACTTTTTATATAAATGAAATATATTCGTTTTTTATTAAAAAGGTTTTCAATAATTTTTGTAAGTTAATAAATTTTCTTGATAAATACATTATTGATGGTGCGGTAAGACTAGTCGCATTGCTGACTCGCGGGTTTGGGTGGCTTGTTTCGAAATTGCAAAACGGAAATGTTCAGTCTTATCTTGCTTATTCTGTTTTCTTTATCGGGGTATTATTTATGACGGTTTTAGTTTTTTATTTTATATTGCTTAGAGGATAA
- the nuoK gene encoding NADH-quinone oxidoreductase subunit NuoK, whose translation MDFAWITNIGLIHYLVLALVLFCIGLFGIIISKNIIKILICIELMLNAVCINFVAFANYLDGSSVNGMIFALFIIAICATQVAIGLALVLSVFNYKHTVNSEKIGELKG comes from the coding sequence TTGGATTTTGCGTGGATTACAAATATCGGTTTAATTCATTATCTGGTATTGGCTTTGGTGCTTTTTTGCATCGGGCTTTTTGGTATTATTATTTCGAAAAATATTATCAAAATTTTGATATGTATAGAGTTGATGCTCAATGCGGTTTGTATAAATTTCGTTGCCTTTGCAAATTATTTGGACGGAAGTTCTGTAAACGGAATGATTTTTGCTTTGTTTATCATTGCGATATGTGCCACCCAAGTTGCAATTGGTTTAGCCCTTGTTTTGTCTGTATTTAATTACAAACATACCGTCAATAGTGAAAAAATCGGAGAGCTTAAGGGATAA
- a CDS encoding NADH-quinone oxidoreductase subunit J, with protein MELLSHILFYIVASLLVVSALGVVFAPRIIYSLVSAFVAFMLVAFVFFMLNAPFNAAVQISVYGVAVAILFAFAIMMTSYNKEKNLYVALAPRTVLAAIGLFMIVGALITFVVEDYSLDYGFSFMNVEVKALFDTTLEIAKGLFTNYIFCFELLSVFLLIAIVGVGAIITFKKSEDS; from the coding sequence GTGGAATTATTATCACATATTTTATTTTATATTGTAGCGTCGTTGCTAGTGGTATCTGCTCTCGGAGTCGTATTTGCACCAAGGATTATCTATTCTTTGGTTTCTGCTTTTGTTGCTTTTATGTTGGTTGCATTTGTATTTTTCATGCTTAACGCACCTTTTAATGCGGCTGTGCAGATTAGTGTCTATGGGGTTGCGGTTGCGATTCTGTTTGCATTTGCGATTATGATGACTTCTTATAACAAAGAAAAAAATCTCTATGTAGCATTAGCTCCCAGAACTGTTTTGGCTGCTATCGGGCTTTTTATGATTGTTGGTGCTCTTATTACTTTCGTTGTTGAAGATTATAGTTTGGACTATGGCTTTTCATTTATGAACGTTGAGGTTAAAGCTTTATTTGATACTACTCTTGAAATTGCAAAGGGGCTTTTTACCAATTATATATTTTGTTTTGAACTCTTGTCCGTCTTTTTGCTCATTGCGATAGTCGGTGTGGGGGCAATTATTACTTTTAAAAAATCGGAGGATTCATAG